Sequence from the Castanea sativa cultivar Marrone di Chiusa Pesio chromosome 12, ASM4071231v1 genome:
CACCGTGCCGCCATTTCTCCCGCTTTCTTGCGGCTGCGGCATCCAATTCGGGTACGTCGTGGCCCCACCAGTTGGGGCCGCCGCCGCGGCACTCGGCGGGGTCTTCGTTGCATTACTATTACTagtgttgttattattattattattttgatccGAACTTCCAACCACAAACCCCATAGGGAAAAAACCCCAACAACAATAGTAAGCATCCTGGCCCGGAACAACCGGCGGCAAAGACGGAATCACCGCCGCATGAAAAGCCCTCTGACAATTCTGGCATCTCAAACAACAACCTTCGTAAACCCTAGGATACTCAAACAGATTGTAACAGTACGGACACATGGTCCAGAAACTCGACATTCTCAGCCGTTGATCTTCCTGGTGAAAATTACCACTactgttattattattactactacTATTACCGTGCCTCTGATCCTTTTTACTGCTACTACTACTGTTattgttgttggtgttggtgttgttgtTACCTGTAGTAGTACTCGGACTCGGCCTCATGTTACGGCGAACTGGCAATTTCGCCTGCAAAACCGAGGTGAGATCGACTTTCGAAAACAGGGTAAGCTCGTTGTCGTATAGGGCTTTCTTCGCCGTGTCGTTTAGGACGGCCCAAGCGTCGGCGACGAGCTTGAAAGCTTGATCTGCGAGAGGGAACTTGTTCTTGTCTGGGTGGAGGAGCAGCGCGAGCCTGCGGTACTGTTTCTTGATGAGTTCCTGATCGTCCGATCGGCGATCGAGCTGGAGAATCGAGTACCAGTCGTGGTGGTTGTTCATGCGCTTC
This genomic interval carries:
- the LOC142619871 gene encoding uncharacterized protein LOC142619871 isoform X1, with product MEDPNRAEAERLLGISEKLLQTRDLTGSRDFAILAQETEPLLDGSDQILAVTDVLLAAEKRMNNHHDWYSILQLDRRSDDQELIKKQYRRLALLLHPDKNKFPLADQAFKLVADAWAVLNDTAKKALYDNELTLFSKVDLTSVLQAKLPVRRNMRPSPSTTTGNNNTNTNNNNSSSSSKKDQRHGNSSSNNNNSSGNFHQEDQRLRMSSFWTMCPYCYNLFEYPRVYEGCCLRCQNCQRAFHAAVIPSLPPVVPGQDAYYCCWGFFPMGFVVGSSDQNNNNNNNTSNSNATKTPPSAAAAAPTGGATTYPNWMPQPQESGRNGGTVVAAAAGETRNAVIVNLNGNNNNNSNNNNSVMRLTKKRGRPRKYSVQS
- the LOC142619871 gene encoding uncharacterized protein LOC142619871 isoform X2 translates to MEDPNRAEAERLLGISEKLLQTRDLTGSRDFAILAQETEPLLDGSDQILAVTDVLLAAEKRMNNHHDWYSILQLDRRSDDQELIKKQYRRLALLLHPDKNKFPLADQAFKLVADAWAVLNDTAKKALYDNELTLFSKVDLTSVLQAKLPVRRNMRPSPSTTTGRSTAENVEFLDHVSVLLQSV